The following coding sequences are from one Candidatus Melainabacteria bacterium window:
- a CDS encoding methyltransferase domain-containing protein — MLTLTSPGIEEYAQSKTEPTNALLDELHRETHARMEYPQMLTGPIEGSFLRLMVQITGAKSILEIGMFTGYSALSMAEGLPADGKLTTLEINPKCIEFAKKYFERSEHGRKIVVKEGPALESLRQLDGPFDLVFIDADKGNYKNYYEAVLPKLKSGGIILIDNVLWSGAVLDPKTDDDKAIDALNNHVAGDNRVDKVLLTIRDGVFFIRKK, encoded by the coding sequence ATGTTGACATTGACCAGCCCGGGTATTGAAGAATACGCGCAGTCAAAGACTGAGCCGACCAACGCGCTGTTGGACGAACTCCACAGAGAAACACACGCGCGCATGGAATACCCGCAGATGTTGACTGGACCTATAGAAGGTTCGTTTCTGCGACTGATGGTTCAAATCACTGGTGCCAAATCGATTTTGGAAATCGGTATGTTCACTGGTTATTCTGCGCTTTCGATGGCGGAAGGTTTACCAGCAGACGGCAAACTAACGACGCTAGAAATAAATCCGAAATGCATCGAATTTGCCAAAAAATATTTCGAGAGAAGCGAGCACGGCAGGAAGATTGTTGTTAAAGAAGGTCCCGCACTGGAATCATTGAGGCAGCTGGATGGACCATTCGACCTGGTTTTCATCGATGCCGATAAAGGAAATTACAAAAACTACTACGAAGCGGTGTTGCCCAAACTAAAGAGTGGGGGCATCATTTTGATTGACAATGTTTTGTGGAGCGGGGCTGTACTCGATCCTAAAACTGATGATGATAAGGCAATCGACGCCTTGAATAATCACGTCGCTGGCGACAACCGCGTTGATAAAGTGTTGTTGACTATTCGAGACGGCGTCTTCTTCATTCGCAAGAAGTAA
- a CDS encoding L-serine ammonia-lyase — protein sequence MNPTRADQIGPLDMFKIGIGPSSSHTVGPMVAALEFRKLALNNLAEKKSSENLKLKVELYGSLSATGRGHATDGAVCAGLIGLHPKSAAPAEIWAAMPDLESNPQVKLGAVTAYFKPSEDIIWQGWFLDDGPLPHPNTIRFRLWQADEIIAEEIILSVGGGFVEPIDAKTGQRQAPQAADAQKPVPYPFNSAAEFVEQCNKNKIAPWQLVIANEEAKGMSESELRKNLSQILRTFDQCIAAGLSAEGILPGGLHVRRRAKAMWEQMKAGKTPGWAGNDLRPSVFAMAVNEENAAGGRVVTAPTNGSSGLIPAVWRTLQESNQLSEETLQNGLMVASVIGALVKTHASISGAEVGCQGEVGTSCAMAAAGATAMLGGTPNQIENAAEIGIEHHLGMTCDPIMGLVQVPCIERNAMGAVKALNAMSLSLASDGQHLVSLDRALEVMKQTGLDMNQKYKETATGGLALG from the coding sequence ATGAATCCCACTCGCGCAGATCAAATTGGTCCTCTGGACATGTTCAAAATCGGTATCGGACCGTCCAGTTCGCATACCGTCGGACCAATGGTTGCTGCGCTTGAATTCAGGAAATTAGCGCTGAACAATCTGGCGGAGAAAAAATCCTCAGAAAACTTGAAACTGAAGGTGGAACTGTACGGCAGTTTGTCTGCCACCGGTCGAGGACACGCAACTGACGGAGCGGTCTGCGCTGGGTTGATAGGGCTGCATCCCAAATCTGCCGCGCCAGCCGAAATCTGGGCGGCAATGCCGGATCTGGAAAGCAATCCGCAGGTCAAACTGGGCGCCGTGACTGCGTATTTCAAACCTTCAGAAGACATCATCTGGCAAGGTTGGTTTTTAGACGATGGTCCGCTGCCTCATCCCAACACGATTCGATTTCGTTTGTGGCAAGCAGATGAGATTATTGCAGAAGAAATCATCTTGTCTGTCGGCGGTGGATTCGTCGAGCCGATCGATGCGAAGACCGGTCAAAGACAAGCACCGCAAGCGGCTGATGCGCAAAAACCAGTGCCGTATCCATTCAACAGTGCGGCAGAATTCGTTGAACAGTGCAATAAAAACAAAATCGCACCATGGCAGTTGGTCATCGCCAACGAAGAAGCGAAAGGTATGAGCGAGTCTGAACTGCGAAAGAATCTATCACAAATTCTACGCACCTTTGACCAATGCATTGCTGCGGGTCTCAGCGCGGAAGGCATCTTACCAGGCGGGCTGCACGTGAGGCGGCGAGCTAAGGCCATGTGGGAGCAAATGAAAGCTGGAAAAACGCCTGGATGGGCAGGCAATGATTTACGCCCGTCGGTGTTCGCAATGGCGGTGAATGAGGAAAATGCCGCCGGGGGACGCGTCGTCACTGCTCCCACAAACGGCTCATCAGGGCTCATTCCTGCAGTATGGAGAACTCTGCAAGAATCGAATCAACTCTCGGAAGAGACGCTGCAAAATGGATTGATGGTTGCCTCCGTAATTGGTGCCCTGGTAAAAACACATGCCTCCATCAGCGGTGCCGAAGTGGGATGCCAGGGCGAAGTGGGCACATCGTGCGCCATGGCCGCAGCGGGAGCGACGGCGATGCTGGGCGGCACGCCCAATCAGATTGAGAATGCGGCAGAAATCGGCATCGAGCATCATCTGGGCATGACATGCGACCCGATTATGGGATTGGTACAAGTTCCCTGCATCGAGCGCAATGCTATGGGCGCGGTGAAAGCATTAAACGCAATGTCATTGTCGCTTGCTTCGGACGGGCAACATCTGGTCAGTCTCGACCGAGCCCTCGAAGTGATGAAGCAGACCGGTCTCGATATGAATCAGAAGTACAAAGAAACGGCGACCGGCGGTCTGGCGCTGGGATAG
- a CDS encoding tetratricopeptide repeat protein, with protein sequence MNADWYQYQIAGEEALQEGDYACAETMWLAAYEQAKKFKKFDARFAVTLEGLGEALWHQGKYAEATALCEQVLEIFKITRGIEHPDVGVTANNLAMLYKAQGKYEQAEVLYQRAIEIMTRSLGPDHHDVAYLLSNYKDLLRIMGRSSTVESRASAPVTAEQLTKSGQFNTITIKPQEKLNDTMSQDRLMPVQHGEITWAQYRQSAEQALMVGDFAKAEEMWHGAMRRAEHFKETDPRLTITLESLAEVLWKQGKYADAEVLCRRTMQIYEDTLGYHHPDVGIIANNLAMLYHAQRKYAQAEPLYKRALPIRTQALGADHPAVNNLISNYQNLLRATGRSAEAERVRFEAQSITSGRWTRSGSYQALTIPQGEKLHELN encoded by the coding sequence GTGAACGCTGATTGGTATCAATATCAAATAGCCGGAGAAGAAGCTCTGCAGGAGGGTGATTACGCCTGCGCCGAGACAATGTGGTTGGCCGCCTATGAACAAGCCAAGAAGTTCAAGAAGTTCGACGCCCGCTTCGCTGTGACATTAGAAGGTCTGGGCGAGGCACTCTGGCATCAGGGTAAGTATGCTGAAGCGACAGCTCTATGCGAGCAAGTGCTTGAGATTTTCAAGATAACTCGTGGAATTGAACATCCGGATGTGGGTGTGACCGCAAACAATTTAGCAATGCTCTATAAGGCTCAAGGCAAATATGAGCAGGCTGAGGTTTTATATCAACGAGCCATCGAAATCATGACGCGCTCACTTGGACCAGATCATCATGATGTCGCTTATCTACTGAGCAACTACAAAGACCTTTTGCGCATTATGGGTCGCTCGTCTACGGTAGAATCGCGCGCCTCGGCGCCGGTGACAGCGGAACAACTGACCAAATCAGGACAGTTCAATACAATCACGATCAAGCCGCAAGAAAAACTAAATGACACCATGTCTCAAGATCGGTTGATGCCGGTTCAACACGGCGAAATCACCTGGGCGCAATACAGACAGTCCGCAGAACAGGCACTCATGGTTGGAGACTTCGCCAAAGCCGAAGAGATGTGGCATGGAGCAATGCGTCGTGCCGAACACTTCAAAGAAACAGATCCCCGACTGACAATAACACTTGAAAGTCTGGCAGAAGTACTATGGAAACAAGGAAAGTACGCTGATGCAGAGGTTCTTTGCCGCAGAACAATGCAGATTTACGAAGACACTCTGGGCTATCATCATCCGGATGTTGGTATCATCGCCAACAATCTGGCAATGCTTTATCACGCTCAGCGGAAATATGCACAAGCAGAACCGCTATACAAGCGAGCTTTGCCAATACGAACACAAGCTCTGGGCGCCGATCACCCAGCCGTAAACAACCTTATTTCAAACTATCAAAATCTACTCAGAGCAACTGGAAGATCAGCCGAAGCTGAACGCGTCAGATTCGAAGCCCAGAGCATTACATCCGGTCGCTGGACACGCTCAGGTTCCTATCAAGCCCTGACTATTCCGCAAGGCGAGAAGCTGCACGAGTTGAATTAA
- a CDS encoding VWA domain-containing protein: MSNRKTLSLVMAAAFAFTSASISGAVAKDSAERPHMDLAFCIDTTGSMQHEIDMVKNKTKELVAKLSTGKPAPVVRIGLVAFRDRGDEYVTKVFPFSDNIDQVVKDISGLKAAGGGDGPESVNEGLHVALNNLEWSKEKDTAKLLFLIGDAGPHDYANDYKWDDESKKAIARGIQINTIACSGLENYPGMRGVDVFKQIAKLTDGKYDTLAYRSEVVDASGKRETIVTAGGATYRMRAGEKDWKTAAAEGRMDKAGYTAAASMPMAAPMSASRRGHDSGSTAVAGIMRAEVMPTGGKGVSYDAAPSRGDSNLDEIVLGAARAKAKKQLNVSY; this comes from the coding sequence ATGTCGAACAGAAAGACTCTCTCTTTAGTAATGGCTGCTGCTTTCGCTTTCACATCAGCTTCGATTTCGGGAGCGGTTGCAAAAGATTCGGCCGAACGACCACACATGGATCTGGCATTTTGCATTGATACCACGGGTTCGATGCAGCATGAAATTGATATGGTGAAGAATAAGACCAAAGAGCTGGTAGCCAAGCTGAGCACCGGAAAACCGGCACCTGTTGTTCGCATTGGCTTAGTGGCGTTTAGAGATCGTGGCGATGAATATGTCACAAAGGTTTTTCCGTTTTCCGATAACATCGACCAGGTCGTCAAAGATATATCTGGTTTGAAAGCGGCCGGTGGCGGTGATGGACCTGAATCTGTCAATGAGGGATTGCATGTTGCTCTGAATAATCTTGAATGGAGCAAGGAAAAGGACACAGCCAAGTTGCTGTTCTTGATCGGCGATGCCGGACCTCACGATTATGCCAATGACTACAAGTGGGACGATGAGAGTAAGAAAGCAATCGCTCGCGGAATACAGATCAACACGATTGCCTGCAGCGGTTTGGAGAATTACCCGGGAATGCGTGGCGTCGATGTATTTAAGCAAATTGCTAAATTGACTGATGGAAAGTACGATACGCTTGCCTATCGCTCAGAAGTAGTTGATGCTAGTGGCAAGCGTGAAACAATTGTCACCGCAGGTGGTGCTACATATAGAATGCGTGCCGGTGAGAAAGATTGGAAGACTGCCGCCGCTGAAGGCCGTATGGACAAGGCCGGATATACTGCTGCTGCGTCTATGCCGATGGCAGCGCCAATGAGCGCATCGCGCCGTGGGCATGACTCTGGTTCGACTGCGGTTGCAGGAATTATGAGAGCTGAAGTAATGCCAACCGGTGGCAAGGGTGTCTCGTATGATGCTGCTCCATCGCGCGGCGACAGTAATCTTGATGAAATCGTTCTGGGCGCGGCGAGAGCGAAAGCTAAAAAGCAACTGAACGTATCGTATTAG
- a CDS encoding SDR family oxidoreductase: MRVLITGGAGFIGSHLVDRMIADGHNVIAMDNLITGNLDNIAQHRSNTKFEFIHHNVSNHIHVAGDLDWVIHFASPASPIDYLNLPIETLKVNSLGTHNTLGLAMRKGAKYFLASTSEVYGDPEVHPQPESYWGNVNPIGPRGVYDEAKRFAEAITMAYHHKHNLDSRIIRIFNCYGPRLRFNDGRVVSNFIHQALTDKPLTIYGAGSQTRSFQYVSDLVEGIVRLMGVKFHEPVNLGNPQERTVAELAALIKELTGSKSEIVYEPLPTDDPKRRLPDISRAKKLLDWTPEKDLIEGLNTTIAWYREHLPQLTAAQK; this comes from the coding sequence ATGCGAGTACTCATCACTGGCGGTGCAGGCTTCATTGGCTCCCATCTCGTTGATCGCATGATCGCCGATGGTCATAACGTAATAGCGATGGATAACCTGATCACCGGCAATCTGGACAACATTGCTCAGCATCGTTCCAATACGAAGTTTGAATTCATTCATCACAACGTCAGCAATCATATACATGTTGCCGGTGATCTGGATTGGGTGATTCACTTCGCTTCGCCGGCAAGTCCTATTGATTATTTGAACTTGCCGATTGAGACTTTGAAGGTGAATTCGCTGGGAACTCATAACACGCTCGGGCTAGCCATGAGAAAGGGTGCCAAATACTTTCTCGCCAGCACCTCCGAAGTTTATGGTGACCCTGAAGTGCATCCGCAGCCTGAGTCTTACTGGGGTAATGTGAATCCGATTGGACCGCGTGGCGTCTATGACGAAGCGAAGCGCTTTGCGGAGGCGATAACCATGGCTTATCATCATAAGCACAATCTTGATTCGCGCATCATCCGCATCTTCAATTGCTATGGACCTCGTCTGCGTTTCAACGACGGACGCGTGGTATCAAACTTTATTCATCAGGCACTCACTGACAAACCACTCACCATATATGGTGCGGGTTCGCAGACGCGCAGCTTCCAGTATGTTTCTGATCTGGTGGAAGGAATCGTTCGCTTAATGGGCGTCAAGTTCCACGAACCAGTAAATCTGGGAAATCCGCAGGAGCGAACTGTTGCAGAATTGGCTGCTTTGATTAAGGAGTTGACCGGCTCCAAAAGTGAGATTGTATACGAACCCCTGCCGACCGATGACCCTAAGCGCCGTTTGCCCGATATTTCCCGCGCCAAGAAGTTGCTTGATTGGACGCCGGAGAAAGATTTGATCGAGGGTTTGAATACGACGATTGCCTGGTACCGTGAGCATTTGCCGCAACTTACTGCTGCGCAGAAGTAA
- a CDS encoding UDP-glucose/GDP-mannose dehydrogenase family protein, producing the protein MDISVIGAGYVGLVTSACLAYLGNRVIAVDSNREKLELLKQGRAPFFEPGLDEFLTDAIKSGFLEFSDSIEHAVARSEVIFIAVGTPPLSNGESDLSQVMAVARAIGRSLDSSRKRIIVNKSTVPVGSGNWVEMLVSQGVQAVQTVPARSSKADAPVFTVVSNPEFLREGSAITDSFYPDRIVVGASDEHAATQMKQLYKPILMQSFDAPSYAPRPANFSNVPFVITDVPSAELIKYSANAFLALKISFANEIAGLCEKVGADVRQIVRGIGLDKRIGSNFLNAGVGWGGSCFGKDIGALQQVAREYSYPTPLLEATVEVNERQRLVVIKKLQEELKILKGRTVGLMGLSFKPNTDDLRDAPSLTIARQLLKMGAAVKVYDPVANNICREQHGELDLVYCDTITHLATDSDALVLVTEWDEFLRTDWKALSKVMRWPLIIDGRNILLESDVTGAGLIYRGIGH; encoded by the coding sequence GTGGACATCTCTGTAATTGGCGCTGGATACGTAGGACTGGTAACGAGCGCGTGTTTAGCCTATCTTGGCAACCGTGTCATTGCTGTCGATTCAAATCGCGAGAAGCTCGAATTGCTCAAACAAGGACGGGCACCGTTCTTTGAGCCTGGGCTGGACGAGTTTTTGACAGATGCAATCAAGTCTGGATTTTTGGAATTTTCAGACAGCATTGAACATGCAGTGGCCAGGTCAGAAGTTATCTTTATCGCAGTCGGCACGCCGCCTCTGTCTAACGGAGAGTCAGACTTGTCGCAAGTCATGGCAGTCGCCCGAGCGATTGGTCGCTCGTTAGATTCTTCCCGTAAGCGAATTATTGTCAACAAATCCACAGTGCCTGTTGGGTCGGGTAACTGGGTGGAGATGCTAGTCAGCCAGGGTGTACAGGCTGTGCAAACTGTGCCTGCGCGCTCCTCCAAAGCAGATGCGCCGGTTTTTACAGTCGTCAGCAATCCTGAATTCCTTAGAGAAGGAAGCGCTATTACTGATTCTTTCTATCCGGACCGAATTGTCGTCGGCGCCTCAGACGAGCATGCTGCTACGCAAATGAAGCAGCTATACAAGCCTATTCTCATGCAATCCTTTGATGCTCCGTCTTATGCACCGAGACCGGCAAATTTTTCCAATGTGCCTTTCGTGATAACAGATGTGCCGAGCGCCGAGCTAATTAAGTACTCGGCCAATGCGTTTCTTGCCCTCAAGATCAGTTTTGCTAATGAAATTGCAGGACTTTGCGAGAAGGTCGGCGCCGATGTGCGGCAGATTGTGCGCGGCATTGGGCTCGACAAACGCATTGGTTCGAATTTCTTGAATGCCGGTGTTGGTTGGGGTGGTAGTTGTTTCGGCAAGGATATTGGCGCATTGCAACAGGTCGCGCGCGAATATAGCTATCCGACTCCGCTTCTAGAGGCGACGGTAGAGGTAAATGAACGGCAGCGCCTGGTGGTTATCAAAAAGCTGCAGGAAGAGTTGAAGATATTGAAAGGGCGAACCGTTGGCTTGATGGGACTTTCATTCAAGCCCAACACAGACGACCTCAGGGACGCTCCGAGTTTGACGATCGCACGCCAGTTGCTCAAGATGGGTGCGGCGGTCAAAGTTTACGATCCTGTCGCTAACAATATTTGTCGCGAACAGCATGGTGAGCTTGATTTGGTTTATTGCGACACGATCACTCATCTGGCTACGGATTCTGACGCCCTTGTTCTTGTCACTGAATGGGATGAATTCCTTCGCACAGACTGGAAGGCCTTGTCAAAAGTAATGCGTTGGCCTTTGATCATAGATGGAAGGAATATATTGCTCGAATCCGACGTCACCGGCGCTGGATTAATTTACAGGGGGATCGGACACTAA
- a CDS encoding nucleoside triphosphate pyrophosphohydrolase has product MAKNLEQFIQTIARLRAPDGCPWDLEQTHESLARYVIEEAYEVQEAIHSGEPDKLKEELGDLLLQVVLHAQVAKDAGTFDIEDVAAGINDKMIRRHPHVFGDKKIDNAKEVVGQWEEIKKNEKAKASPDQSAIDGVPVAMPALLQALKISEKAVTQGFEWETEGQVWDKLDSEIIELKEAISNPDMKKPEKRTAARREIDLEMGDVLFTLVNIGRWHGLNPEESLIMAIEKFKERFRKMECLSEVPLKSLSPKQLDDLWNRAKANLKEEVAK; this is encoded by the coding sequence ATGGCAAAAAATCTAGAGCAGTTCATTCAGACCATCGCACGCTTAAGGGCGCCAGATGGCTGTCCCTGGGATCTCGAACAAACGCACGAGAGCCTGGCCAGATACGTAATCGAAGAAGCATACGAAGTACAGGAAGCCATTCACAGCGGTGAGCCTGACAAGCTGAAAGAAGAACTCGGTGATCTTCTTCTTCAGGTGGTTCTTCACGCGCAGGTGGCGAAAGACGCAGGAACATTCGACATTGAGGACGTTGCAGCAGGCATCAATGACAAAATGATTCGCCGTCATCCTCACGTGTTCGGCGACAAGAAAATCGACAACGCCAAAGAAGTAGTCGGACAGTGGGAAGAGATAAAGAAGAATGAAAAGGCGAAAGCATCCCCGGATCAATCCGCAATAGATGGGGTGCCTGTCGCAATGCCAGCCTTGTTGCAAGCGCTGAAGATTTCAGAGAAGGCCGTCACTCAAGGTTTCGAGTGGGAAACCGAAGGACAGGTCTGGGACAAACTGGACAGTGAGATTATCGAGCTTAAAGAAGCAATCTCTAATCCTGACATGAAAAAGCCAGAGAAACGAACAGCGGCGCGCCGCGAAATAGATCTCGAAATGGGCGATGTGCTTTTCACTCTGGTAAACATCGGGCGGTGGCACGGACTCAATCCGGAAGAATCGTTGATAATGGCGATAGAGAAATTCAAAGAGCGTTTCAGAAAAATGGAGTGCCTCTCTGAAGTCCCACTTAAATCTCTGAGTCCAAAACAGCTAGATGACTTGTGGAATCGTGCTAAAGCAAACCTCAAAGAAGAGGTCGCAAAATAA
- a CDS encoding FtsQ-type POTRA domain-containing protein: protein MTVPAETRKEWIRSRRQRKKVARRARFRRQMVRYMVLCLLLVLGWSGFTKLPWTLKHGQEDILVHGNQVVSVEQIRGAIADVGKTPLYRVNPRLLEKQIVALKAVKHAFVRRYALPKPRIVVEVLEEFPWASYSQGPEQPVECVIAQSGRMIPIKDFPSITQPQLIFYGKPGMKMDHSNVAQWAKWVAYISEQTGQPVEYVDLRNSNDVQIQNGDLHLKLGIADTSLTRRLGRLTSVLAAIQPMKSRLEYIDLSLDNNIPLKVSKKEKEAKDIKERTSATAATTHPI, encoded by the coding sequence GTGACCGTTCCTGCAGAGACAAGAAAAGAGTGGATACGTAGTCGTCGCCAGCGAAAAAAAGTGGCTCGACGTGCTCGTTTTCGCCGCCAGATGGTGCGGTATATGGTGCTCTGTCTCTTGCTTGTTTTGGGCTGGAGTGGTTTCACGAAATTGCCCTGGACATTGAAACATGGTCAGGAAGATATACTCGTTCACGGCAATCAGGTAGTTTCTGTCGAGCAGATTCGAGGCGCGATTGCAGATGTCGGCAAGACTCCTCTATACCGTGTCAATCCGCGTCTGCTCGAAAAACAAATCGTGGCGCTCAAGGCCGTAAAACACGCCTTTGTTCGACGTTACGCTCTGCCTAAACCTCGGATCGTAGTTGAAGTTCTGGAAGAGTTTCCCTGGGCAAGCTATTCGCAAGGACCGGAACAGCCGGTCGAATGTGTCATTGCGCAATCGGGACGAATGATTCCAATCAAGGATTTTCCATCGATCACGCAACCTCAATTGATTTTCTACGGCAAACCCGGCATGAAGATGGATCATTCGAATGTCGCGCAATGGGCGAAGTGGGTGGCATATATATCCGAGCAAACTGGTCAACCGGTTGAATATGTCGATCTCAGAAATTCGAACGACGTGCAAATTCAAAACGGTGATTTGCATCTCAAGCTGGGCATCGCTGATACCAGTTTGACACGACGCCTGGGCCGCCTCACTTCGGTACTCGCTGCGATTCAGCCGATGAAGAGCCGATTGGAATATATCGATTTGAGTCTGGACAATAATATTCCGCTCAAAGTTTCGAAGAAAGAAAAGGAAGCGAAAGATATTAAGGAGCGCACAAGCGCAACTGCAGCTACCACGCATCCGATCTAA
- the dapF gene encoding diaminopimelate epimerase, which translates to MIPFTKMQGLGNDFVVIGTRDLTAIDAGRELLRHWKDRYSRFARAVCDRRFGIGADGLIVMVDFRDQPELREMFAYPDVSQSDVGWIYLNGDGSKSDMCGNGLRCAALWARNHFAVYDTRFTIATARGKSEIIYKSANEITINLGEPVLDAKSVPVKTKAKQFVNAPLNFSDLKATCVSMGNPHCVIFDAPPDAKLLGPSDSDDPAARFPSNYASYAPQIQSLDIFPEGVNVEFALIESESRVRLYVWERGCGATLACATGAAATVVAGVLEKKLARKVTVNLLGGSLDVEWSEKDNCVRLTGPANETFSGNFELSSMLDDVMTRGQREAICS; encoded by the coding sequence TTGATTCCATTCACAAAAATGCAGGGGTTAGGTAACGACTTCGTCGTTATCGGAACTCGTGACCTGACTGCGATTGACGCCGGTCGGGAGCTACTTCGTCACTGGAAGGATCGGTACAGCCGATTTGCCAGGGCTGTTTGCGATCGTCGATTCGGAATCGGTGCCGATGGTCTTATCGTTATGGTTGATTTTCGCGATCAACCCGAGTTGCGAGAAATGTTTGCTTATCCGGACGTTTCGCAATCGGATGTCGGTTGGATATATCTCAACGGCGATGGCTCTAAATCAGACATGTGCGGAAATGGACTGCGCTGCGCTGCGCTCTGGGCTCGCAATCATTTCGCCGTCTACGACACTAGATTCACTATCGCTACTGCTCGTGGAAAAAGCGAGATCATTTATAAGAGTGCGAACGAAATTACAATCAATCTTGGTGAGCCGGTTCTCGATGCTAAATCGGTGCCTGTGAAAACTAAAGCGAAGCAGTTCGTTAATGCGCCGCTAAATTTTTCTGACCTGAAGGCAACTTGCGTGAGCATGGGAAACCCGCATTGTGTCATCTTCGATGCGCCACCAGATGCAAAACTTTTAGGACCGTCCGACAGCGATGATCCAGCTGCGCGGTTTCCTTCCAACTACGCTTCATATGCTCCTCAAATACAATCACTAGACATATTTCCTGAAGGCGTGAATGTCGAATTTGCATTGATAGAGTCAGAAAGTCGCGTTCGTCTATATGTATGGGAACGCGGTTGTGGAGCCACTCTTGCATGCGCTACCGGGGCTGCTGCGACGGTCGTAGCCGGAGTTCTGGAAAAGAAGCTGGCCAGAAAAGTGACCGTTAATTTGCTTGGAGGCTCGCTCGATGTTGAGTGGTCAGAAAAAGACAATTGTGTTCGTCTGACGGGACCTGCAAATGAGACATTTTCTGGTAACTTTGAATTGTCATCGATGCTAGATGATGTCATGACACGGGGTCAGAGGGAGGCAATCTGCTCGTGA
- a CDS encoding aminopeptidase — MERRNSRFSASASARIASSKILVKTMRIYLSVDLEGVNGVLHSSQTQPGEPGYERAVGLMHRETNAIIEGLRKGGASHVLVNDSHFDMRNLRIEQLAPKASLINGWQKPYSMVSGAQYLDDEKVDAACFVGYHARAGSQRGVLSHTYRATVFLDVKLNGQSVGETGLNAALCGYFGIPVMLLTGDDVVCEEARELLGPITCIQTKKAVSRYSAECPPFEETLAALQSGAEKAIKDKRSWQLFKPPSPSTMRITMIDPAMADAAELLPQVRRVDGRQIEFSDSDYAVLFKLMLAVGVLGASRKDPHF; from the coding sequence ATGGAGAGGCGAAACAGCCGCTTCTCAGCTTCGGCATCCGCTAGAATAGCCTCGTCCAAAATTCTGGTAAAAACAATGCGCATATACCTGTCTGTAGATTTAGAGGGAGTGAACGGCGTTCTGCACTCCAGCCAGACGCAACCTGGCGAACCCGGCTATGAGCGTGCCGTCGGCCTCATGCACCGAGAAACAAACGCAATCATCGAGGGTTTACGCAAGGGTGGCGCCTCTCATGTGCTTGTAAATGACTCGCACTTCGATATGCGCAACTTAAGAATCGAACAGCTGGCCCCCAAAGCATCACTTATAAATGGTTGGCAGAAGCCCTACTCGATGGTCTCAGGCGCGCAGTACCTCGATGATGAGAAGGTCGATGCCGCTTGTTTCGTGGGCTATCACGCCAGAGCCGGCTCTCAGCGCGGTGTTCTCAGCCACACGTACCGCGCCACAGTGTTCCTCGACGTCAAACTGAACGGTCAGTCAGTCGGCGAGACGGGCTTAAATGCTGCCCTGTGCGGTTATTTCGGCATCCCTGTGATGTTGCTTACAGGCGACGACGTGGTCTGCGAAGAAGCACGCGAGCTGCTCGGTCCAATCACCTGCATACAAACCAAGAAAGCCGTGTCGCGCTATTCGGCCGAGTGTCCGCCGTTTGAAGAAACACTGGCGGCACTGCAGTCCGGCGCCGAAAAAGCCATAAAAGACAAACGCAGCTGGCAGCTGTTTAAACCACCGAGTCCTTCCACGATGCGCATCACGATGATAGACCCGGCTATGGCAGACGCAGCCGAGCTTCTACCCCAGGTAAGGCGCGTAGACGGGCGCCAGATTGAGTTTTCAGATTCGGACTACGCGGTTTTGTTCAAGCTCATGTTGGCAGTTGGCGTTTTAGGAGCCAGCAGGAAAGACCCTCACTTTTAG